The following coding sequences are from one Sciurus carolinensis chromosome 11, mSciCar1.2, whole genome shotgun sequence window:
- the LOC124960586 gene encoding olfactory receptor 52K1-like yields the protein MSAYNITSTHPAVFLLVGIPDLEHLHMWISIPFCLAYTLALLGNCTLLFTIRTDAALHEPMYLFLAMLAAIDLVLSSTTLPKMLAIFWFRDREINFYACLVQMFFLHSFSIMESSVLLAMAFDRYVAICKPLYYTTILTRPLITKIGMAAVTRAVTLMTPLPFLLRRFHYCRGPEIAHCYCEHMAVVRLACGDTRFNNIYGIAVAMFIVVLDLLFVILSYIFILRAVLQLASQEARYKAFGTCVSHVGAILSFYTPVVISSVMHRVARRAAPHVHILLANFYLLFPPMVNPIIYGVKTKQIRERFLGLFLRKDAKAE from the coding sequence ATGTCAGCCTACAATATCACCTCAACCCATCCAGCAGTCTTCTTGTTGGTGGGAATCCCAGACCTCGAGCACCTACACATGTGGATCTCCATCCCCTTCTGCTTAGCTTATACTCTGGCCCTGCTGGGAAACTGCACCCTTCTTTTCACTATCAGGACTGATGCAGCCCTCCATGAGCCCATGTACCTCTTTCTGGCCATGTTGGCAGCCATTGATTTAGTCCTTTCTTCTACAACATTACCCAAAATGCTTGCCATCTTCTGGTTCAGGGATCGAGAGATCAACTTCTATGCCTGCCTGGTCCAGATGTTTTTTCTCCACTCCTTCTCCATCATGGAGTCATCGGTGCTGCTGGCCATGGCCTTtgaccgctacgtggccatctgtAAGCCACTGTACTATACCACGATCCTGACCAGGCCCCTAATCACCAAGATTGGCATGGCTGCTGTGACCAGGGCTGTGACACTAATGACtcctctcccctttcttctccGACGCTTCCACTACTGCCGAGGCCCAGAGATCGCCCACTGCTACTGTGAACACATGGCCGTGGTAAGGCTGGCATGTGGGGACACCCGCTTCAACAATATCTATGGCATTGCTGTGGCCATGTTTATTGTGGTGCTGGACCTGCTGTTTGTTATCTTGTCTTACATCTTCATCCTCCGGGCAGTTCTACAGCTTGCCTCTCAGGAGGCCCGTTACAAAGCATTTGGGACATGTGTGTCTCACGTAGGTGCCATCTTATCCTTCTACACACCTGTGGTCATCTCTTCAGTCATGCACCGAGTAGCTCGCCGGGCTGCCCCTCATGTCCACATACTCCTTGCCAATTTCTATCTGCTCTTCCCACCCATGGTCAATCCCATCATCTATGGTGTCAAGACCAAGCAGATTCGTGAGCGATTCTTAGGACTATTCCTGAGAAAGGATGCTAAAGCAGAGTGA